A part of Oscillospiraceae bacterium genomic DNA contains:
- a CDS encoding DUF4368 domain-containing protein has product MNNVEYFLKIVRQYTDIQELNARVVNDLIDKIKIHAPIKENGQRIQQIDIYYTAVGVIDIPQHFQEFAI; this is encoded by the coding sequence ATAAACAATGTTGAGTATTTCTTAAAAATTGTTCGTCAGTACACAGATATTCAGGAGCTTAATGCAAGAGTGGTAAATGATTTAATTGACAAAATCAAAATCCATGCTCCCATAAAAGAAAATGGCCAGCGTATTCAACAGATTGACATTTATTACACTGCAGTTGGAGTAATCGACATACCACAGCACTTTCAAGAATTTGCTA
- a CDS encoding sce7726 family protein has translation MWEELHKTGVLVMKDKEIRNILIAYLKANNQEVRIYQEKNIGSAICDVMAVTDKLIGFEIKSDSDNYQRLERQIAFYDKFFDKNYIVVSKKHIASIEAKAPEHWGIIYVDNNDIRIVKKASVNNKVSRRNQLTILWKIELKNLLIKNCLPLYAQKDKGYIMDEIYKKVELGLLGKQIANELMKRDYSVYDAKDYTIYNKQEIPSIEIIDSLSEQNFDQLTFEKWIELYQIAKDIQKEKEIIYAKQDVNRTPHDITYKDIEASLGVPWISKEIVNDFVNYIINGNNNGEYYNLVKYEPVTGAWHIDNKNHFRNSNVDTKYGTNCRNALYIIESILNLREIKLYNNNGTLNEIETIAVLEKQKLINAEFKRWVWEDEDRIWEIEENYNKIFTGYTTDNFDGSKLSFPEMNPEVELFDYQKDAIQRIISSPNTLLAFDVGAGKTYIMIAAAMKMRQMGISRKNLFVVPNNITGQWEKIFTLLYPKARILTVEPGTFKPAMREKVMMQMKNGDYDGIIIAYSCFEQIPLSSEYLSSNLQEKIDEINVSAKNYSIYVNRWERSAIQREIEYIKKLTASLLKKVISKNSCVTFDTLDINTIFLDEAHNFKNIPIRTKLKNLRGINTLGSAHCHAMLQKVRCVQKLNNGRGAVLATGTPLCNSISDVYTMQMYLQYNALCACNLEKFDNWVKTFSQTELVCEVDVTASNYRFVCRFAKFFNLPELSKMFSSAATFYSMDLADNIPLHTAYTDIQVKKCNELDKYMKKICKRAEKIRNRKVHPKEDNMLKVSTDGRKAALDLTLVHKAQPYDQYSKLVKCCNQVLNTYRAYPGCTQLVFCDFSVPKASEFNVYSKIKELLCEKGIDKNEIAFIHNYKTESTKLKLFHDVNAGKIRVLIGSTSKLGIGTNVQTKLKAIHHLDVPWRPADMTQREGRILRRGNENEEIFIFRYITEGSFDSYSWQILETKQKFISQFLSGSSYQRSIEDLDNNVLSYAEVKALALGNPIMKQIAEKENEIKTLQILCNKDAENRRKLAERISELEQEIPVLKERKAMTLKNETYLSSITNNMYLREMKASKDILKQELINAAPSGKVLMSFLGFDVVAKEMRNDKLFISLKRGGVEYSVEMGSSAQGNIKRIVNFLKRFGSTVRAEQERIEKIQNECDEAKKSLSLPNEHYDKLKKCKEEYEELMETAKIRNLVE, from the coding sequence ATGTGGGAAGAACTTCATAAAACAGGGGTTTTAGTTATGAAAGATAAAGAAATACGTAATATTTTAATTGCTTATTTAAAAGCAAATAATCAAGAAGTCAGAATTTATCAGGAAAAAAATATCGGATCTGCTATTTGTGATGTTATGGCGGTTACGGATAAATTGATTGGTTTTGAAATCAAAAGTGATAGTGATAATTATCAGAGATTAGAAAGACAGATAGCGTTCTATGATAAGTTTTTTGATAAAAACTATATTGTAGTCAGCAAAAAGCATATTGCAAGTATCGAAGCTAAAGCACCTGAACACTGGGGCATTATATATGTCGACAACAATGATATAAGAATTGTGAAAAAAGCTTCTGTAAATAATAAGGTGTCCAGAAGAAATCAGCTTACAATTTTATGGAAAATAGAATTGAAAAACCTGCTTATAAAGAATTGTCTTCCGTTGTATGCACAAAAAGATAAAGGATATATAATGGATGAAATTTATAAAAAGGTAGAATTGGGACTTCTTGGTAAACAAATAGCCAACGAACTCATGAAACGTGATTATTCTGTGTATGATGCAAAGGACTACACGATATATAATAAGCAGGAAATCCCATCTATTGAGATTATTGACTCACTTTCTGAACAAAATTTTGACCAATTGACTTTCGAAAAATGGATTGAACTTTATCAGATTGCTAAGGATATTCAAAAAGAAAAAGAAATAATTTATGCAAAACAAGATGTAAACAGAACTCCCCACGACATCACATACAAAGATATAGAGGCTTCTTTAGGTGTGCCATGGATAAGCAAAGAGATAGTCAATGATTTTGTGAATTATATTATAAATGGCAACAATAACGGAGAATATTATAACCTTGTCAAATATGAGCCTGTTACAGGCGCATGGCATATAGATAATAAAAATCACTTCAGGAATTCAAATGTTGATACAAAATATGGAACGAATTGTCGAAATGCGTTATATATAATTGAATCAATTTTGAATCTCAGGGAAATAAAACTCTATAACAATAACGGCACCTTAAATGAAATAGAAACTATTGCGGTTTTAGAAAAGCAAAAGCTTATAAATGCTGAATTCAAAAGATGGGTGTGGGAGGATGAAGATAGGATATGGGAAATCGAAGAAAACTATAATAAAATATTTACCGGATATACAACTGACAATTTTGACGGCAGTAAACTTTCATTTCCGGAAATGAACCCGGAGGTTGAATTGTTTGATTATCAGAAAGATGCAATTCAAAGAATTATATCCTCTCCAAACACGCTTCTTGCATTTGATGTTGGTGCAGGAAAAACATATATTATGATTGCTGCTGCTATGAAAATGCGTCAAATGGGAATATCACGAAAAAATTTATTTGTTGTGCCAAATAACATTACAGGACAATGGGAAAAGATTTTTACACTTCTTTATCCGAAAGCGAGAATTTTAACCGTTGAACCGGGAACGTTTAAACCTGCAATGCGCGAGAAAGTTATGATGCAAATGAAAAACGGGGATTATGACGGTATTATTATTGCGTATAGCTGTTTTGAACAGATACCGTTGTCATCGGAATATCTTTCAAGTAATCTGCAGGAAAAAATCGATGAAATTAATGTGAGTGCAAAAAATTATTCTATATATGTAAATCGATGGGAAAGAAGTGCCATACAGCGTGAAATAGAGTATATCAAAAAACTAACAGCATCTTTATTAAAAAAAGTAATATCAAAAAACTCGTGTGTTACATTTGATACATTAGATATAAATACAATTTTTCTTGATGAAGCGCACAATTTTAAAAATATACCAATTCGCACCAAACTAAAAAATCTGCGAGGTATAAATACTTTAGGTTCCGCACATTGTCACGCTATGTTACAAAAGGTCCGCTGTGTTCAGAAATTAAATAACGGTCGCGGCGCTGTTTTGGCAACGGGAACGCCTCTTTGCAATTCTATTTCCGATGTATATACTATGCAGATGTATTTGCAATATAATGCATTGTGTGCCTGCAATCTTGAAAAATTTGATAACTGGGTAAAAACTTTTTCGCAGACTGAGTTGGTCTGCGAGGTTGATGTTACAGCTTCAAATTATCGTTTTGTATGCAGATTTGCAAAATTTTTCAATCTGCCGGAGCTATCCAAAATGTTTTCCTCTGCAGCAACATTTTATTCTATGGATTTAGCGGATAATATACCTTTGCACACCGCATACACGGATATACAGGTAAAAAAATGCAATGAACTTGACAAATATATGAAAAAAATCTGCAAACGAGCTGAGAAAATACGAAATCGTAAGGTTCACCCCAAGGAAGATAATATGCTTAAGGTAAGCACAGACGGACGCAAGGCGGCACTGGATTTAACATTAGTTCACAAAGCTCAGCCTTATGACCAATATTCAAAGCTTGTGAAGTGTTGTAATCAGGTTTTAAATACATACCGTGCATATCCCGGTTGTACTCAACTTGTATTTTGTGATTTTTCAGTACCAAAGGCAAGTGAATTTAATGTTTATTCTAAAATCAAAGAATTATTGTGTGAAAAAGGTATAGATAAAAATGAAATTGCATTTATTCACAATTATAAAACGGAAAGCACAAAGCTGAAATTATTCCATGATGTCAATGCCGGAAAAATCAGAGTGCTGATTGGCTCAACTTCCAAGCTTGGAATCGGCACAAATGTACAGACAAAGCTAAAAGCCATACACCATCTTGATGTTCCGTGGCGTCCTGCAGATATGACTCAAAGGGAGGGAAGAATATTAAGACGAGGCAATGAAAACGAAGAGATTTTTATATTCAGGTATATAACAGAAGGAAGTTTTGACTCATATTCCTGGCAGATTCTTGAAACAAAACAAAAATTTATATCACAGTTTTTAAGCGGAAGTTCATATCAGAGGAGTATTGAGGACCTCGACAATAACGTTTTGAGTTATGCTGAAGTAAAAGCTCTTGCTCTTGGTAATCCTATTATGAAGCAGATTGCAGAGAAAGAAAATGAAATTAAAACACTACAGATTCTGTGTAATAAAGACGCTGAAAACAGAAGAAAACTAGCTGAAAGAATATCAGAGCTGGAACAAGAAATCCCTGTGTTAAAAGAAAGAAAGGCTATGACATTAAAAAATGAAACGTATTTAAGCAGTATAACAAATAATATGTATTTAAGAGAAATGAAGGCATCAAAGGACATATTAAAGCAAGAACTTATAAACGCTGCACCTTCGGGCAAGGTACTGATGTCATTTTTGGGATTTGATGTGGTTGCCAAAGAGATGAGAAATGATAAATTATTCATATCATTAAAACGAGGTGGTGTGGAATATTCGGTTGAGATGGGTTCATCTGCCCAAGGGAATATAAAGAGAATTGTCAATTTCTTAAAAAGGTTTGGTTCAACTGTCAGAGCAGAACAGGAACGTATTGAGAAAATACAGAATGAATGTGACGAGGCAAAAAAATCATTGTCTCTCCCAAATGAGCATTATGATAAATTAAAAAAATGTAAGGAAGAGTATGAGGAATTAATGGAAACAGCAAAAATAAGAAATTTGGTAGAATAA
- a CDS encoding AAA family ATPase — MIFYKIITRKTRNENTEQNIEKQKYREATETLYQNLEENAYIAVTDISEFTCTLITAIKPEMTHTYTAASLVEEFNKVTEGNLIIKNYVETSLSQFKRSLRRSEYEEYIENENKIISDLKLECDCRYKEIVAKDITKNQMEELAQELLYDKSMKSEIDRIYQVKNKSEKLHHPVHYIIRSNNEDDYHEIIECLLSALYENNRIFSKRYSEIEVYDRMDSGRHDLIKLYSMQRGGTVVLKVVPNRGIESTYEIDRLCDHIERIARVINKFNQDVLTVFILPQVCEKETEAIYKNTESVFVEIVPGNACGERAREYLNYMARKAEVTVTDSLYRGIDDEKALSRQELSEHFASWYSHHIRTEMYPQYTEIKKKINDESDNRFGKALKELNEMIGLKNAKKIVYNALDYYKVQKMYKQLGKRTESPSMHMVFTGNPGTAKTTVARLFAQILKDNDVITNGRFVEVSRADLIGKYVGHTAPLVRQAFEKAAGGVLFIDEAYSLLDDKGGMYGDEAINTIVQEMENRRNETIVIFAGYPTEMEAFLSRNPGLKSRIAFHVPFDDYSPEELVEITTLMAKNKNDIIDESALEKIRGIYNDAVKISDFGNGRYARNIIEKAELNRATRLAKLDFDEVTKDMLETFISEDFEADKKQVKEEKRIGFL, encoded by the coding sequence ATGATTTTTTATAAGATAATAACACGAAAAACGAGAAACGAGAATACTGAACAAAATATTGAAAAACAAAAGTATAGGGAAGCTACAGAAACACTATATCAGAATTTAGAAGAAAATGCATATATTGCAGTTACTGATATATCCGAATTTACCTGTACATTAATCACGGCAATAAAACCGGAAATGACACATACGTACACTGCTGCATCACTTGTCGAAGAATTTAATAAGGTTACTGAAGGAAATCTAATCATAAAAAATTATGTAGAAACTTCACTCAGTCAGTTTAAGCGTTCCTTGCGCAGGTCAGAATATGAAGAGTACATAGAAAACGAGAACAAAATTATATCAGATTTGAAACTTGAATGTGACTGCAGATATAAAGAGATTGTTGCAAAAGATATTACTAAAAACCAGATGGAAGAGCTGGCTCAGGAACTTTTATATGACAAATCCATGAAATCAGAAATTGACAGAATATATCAAGTGAAAAACAAATCAGAAAAGTTGCATCATCCTGTTCACTATATTATCCGTTCTAATAATGAGGATGATTATCACGAAATCATAGAATGTCTGCTATCGGCTTTATATGAAAACAACAGAATATTTTCTAAACGATACAGCGAAATCGAAGTTTACGACCGTATGGATAGCGGCAGGCACGATTTAATCAAGCTGTATTCCATGCAACGAGGTGGAACAGTAGTTCTGAAGGTGGTGCCAAATCGAGGTATTGAAAGCACATATGAAATCGATAGACTTTGTGACCATATAGAAAGAATAGCAAGAGTAATCAATAAATTTAATCAAGATGTTCTGACGGTATTTATACTGCCACAGGTGTGTGAAAAGGAAACGGAAGCCATATATAAAAATACAGAGTCTGTATTTGTTGAAATTGTACCTGGAAATGCATGTGGTGAAAGAGCTAGAGAATATTTGAATTATATGGCGCGAAAGGCTGAGGTAACTGTTACAGATTCACTTTACAGAGGGATAGATGATGAAAAAGCATTAAGTAGACAAGAATTATCTGAACATTTTGCGAGTTGGTATTCTCATCACATAAGAACTGAAATGTATCCGCAATACACCGAGATTAAGAAGAAAATAAATGATGAAAGTGACAATCGATTTGGAAAAGCATTAAAGGAATTAAACGAAATGATTGGTCTTAAAAATGCAAAAAAGATTGTATATAATGCGCTTGATTATTATAAGGTGCAAAAAATGTATAAACAGCTCGGAAAAAGAACAGAATCACCTTCCATGCATATGGTATTTACAGGTAATCCCGGGACTGCCAAAACCACAGTTGCCAGACTGTTTGCGCAGATTTTAAAGGACAATGATGTTATAACCAATGGAAGATTTGTGGAGGTAAGCAGAGCAGATTTAATAGGTAAATACGTAGGACATACTGCTCCACTTGTAAGACAAGCTTTTGAAAAAGCGGCAGGTGGTGTACTGTTTATTGACGAGGCATATTCGCTTCTTGATGATAAAGGTGGTATGTATGGGGACGAAGCCATCAACACCATCGTTCAGGAAATGGAGAATAGACGAAATGAGACGATTGTCATCTTTGCCGGATATCCAACTGAGATGGAAGCTTTTTTAAGTCGCAATCCGGGACTTAAATCTAGAATTGCTTTTCATGTTCCGTTTGACGATTATTCCCCTGAAGAACTTGTTGAAATAACAACGCTTATGGCAAAGAACAAGAATGATATAATTGATGAATCGGCCCTTGAGAAAATTCGGGGAATTTATAACGATGCAGTAAAGATAAGCGATTTTGGCAACGGCAGATATGCAAGAAACATAATTGAAAAAGCAGAGCTAAACAGAGCTACTCGACTTGCAAAACTTGACTTTGATGAGGTTACAAAGGATATGTTGGAAACCTTCATTTCGGAAGATTTTGAAGCCGATAAAAAACAGGTAAAGGAAGAAAAAAGAATTGGTTTTCTTTAA